One stretch of Chlamydia abortus DNA includes these proteins:
- the mfd gene encoding transcription-repair coupling factor translates to MPMDFDPVNLNLSILSEITNTSVPLLIENILPGARSFLAAKLFHERKESVVMITTRSRIDDLFEDLASFLGFPPVEFPSSEIDLSPKLVNIDAVGKRDKILYDLYQKKAPIFCVTTLKALLEKTRSPKDTAHQHLDIQVGDVLDPDIMIDLCKNLGYRHETLASDKGEFAYRGGIIDIFPLSSQEPFRIEFWGEKIISIRPFNPSDQLSTGKVSQLSISPATKDSGTEVLSHCLLDYFATPPTFLFDNLTMLEDDFSDISGTLSSLPNRFLPIQDLCQRAFQSQTIFFEEKNFPNVRTIKHNTVNIEVFHCDVQASRLVAPFIYPNEILDEQTNPLLGFLQKLQEYLPSQGQPFNVALYNTKAKALKEARALIETLGQNSIHIYEKSGNLSSSFALVNERFAAISLAEFASTKVLRRQKQRNYFSVTTEEVFVPIPGETVVHLHNGIGKFIGMEKKPNHLNIETDYLVLEYADKARLYVPSDQAYLISRYVGISDKTPDLHNLNGSKWKRSRDLSEKSLVLYAEKLLQLEAQRSTTPAFIYPPHGEEVIKFEESFPYEETPDQLKAIEQIYSDMMSDKLMDRLICGDAGFGKTEVIMRAAVKAVCDGQRQVIVMVPTTILANQHYETFTQRMAGLPINIAVLSRFSEGKALKKIFEDTAQGNVDILIGTHKLINKNLEFKNPGLLIIDEEQRFGVKVKDFLKERYPTIDCLTVSATPIPRTLYMSLSGARDLSLITMPPLDRLPVSTFVLEHNEETVSAALRHELLRGGQAYVIHNLIESIFRLGNTIRTLVPEARIAVAHGQMSSDELASIFQKFKDKETNILVATALIENGIDIPNANTILVDHADKFGMADLYQMKGRVGRWNRKAYCYFLVSHLDRLSGPAAKRLQALNKQEYGGGMKIALHDLEIRGAGNILGTDQSGHISAIGFNLYCKLLKKTVAALKNNSSPLLFNDDVKIEFPYKSRIPDTYIDLASLRIEFYQKIGGAEDAEQLDFIKEEMRDRFGPLPEEVLWLFALAHLRLFALQHNISSIKGTGNALYIQQRHGKTEQIKKTLPYSLSPTPELLVSEVLESIEKAFPLKTPR, encoded by the coding sequence ATGCCAATGGATTTCGACCCAGTTAATTTAAACCTATCGATTCTATCTGAAATAACTAACACCTCTGTTCCATTACTCATAGAAAATATCCTTCCTGGAGCTCGTAGTTTCTTAGCTGCTAAGCTGTTTCACGAGAGGAAAGAGTCTGTGGTAATGATCACCACGCGCTCTCGTATTGACGATCTCTTTGAAGATCTTGCTTCGTTTTTGGGCTTCCCTCCTGTGGAGTTCCCTTCATCAGAAATTGATTTATCTCCAAAGCTTGTGAATATCGATGCGGTAGGGAAACGTGATAAGATTCTTTATGATTTATATCAGAAGAAAGCGCCTATATTTTGTGTGACAACACTCAAAGCTTTACTAGAGAAAACTCGATCACCCAAAGATACAGCGCACCAACATTTAGATATCCAAGTTGGGGATGTTCTTGATCCTGATATCATGATCGATCTATGTAAAAATTTAGGTTATCGCCATGAAACTCTCGCCAGCGATAAGGGAGAGTTTGCTTATAGAGGAGGGATTATTGACATCTTTCCTCTATCTTCTCAGGAACCTTTCCGGATAGAGTTTTGGGGAGAAAAGATCATCTCCATACGTCCTTTTAATCCTTCTGATCAACTCTCCACAGGGAAAGTCTCCCAGTTGTCTATATCCCCTGCAACCAAAGATTCGGGAACAGAAGTTTTATCACACTGCTTATTGGATTATTTTGCTACACCCCCGACATTTCTCTTTGATAATTTAACCATGTTAGAAGATGATTTCTCTGATATTTCGGGGACTTTATCTTCGTTACCTAACCGTTTCCTACCTATCCAAGATTTATGTCAACGCGCCTTTCAGTCACAGACGATTTTCTTTGAAGAGAAAAACTTTCCTAATGTTCGTACAATTAAACATAATACAGTAAACATTGAAGTTTTTCACTGCGATGTTCAAGCTTCCCGACTTGTTGCTCCTTTTATCTATCCTAACGAAATTCTCGATGAACAAACCAATCCTCTTCTTGGTTTTCTACAAAAGCTTCAAGAATATCTTCCTAGCCAAGGGCAACCTTTTAACGTAGCTCTCTACAATACAAAAGCAAAAGCTTTAAAAGAAGCTCGGGCCCTAATAGAAACTCTAGGCCAGAACTCTATACATATTTATGAAAAATCTGGAAATCTCTCTTCTAGCTTTGCTCTTGTCAACGAAAGATTTGCGGCTATTTCCCTAGCGGAATTTGCCTCTACAAAAGTATTACGAAGACAAAAACAGAGAAATTATTTTTCCGTAACTACGGAAGAAGTCTTCGTTCCTATTCCAGGAGAGACAGTTGTTCATTTACACAATGGTATTGGCAAATTTATCGGAATGGAAAAGAAACCAAACCATTTAAATATTGAAACTGACTATCTAGTTCTTGAATATGCTGACAAAGCCCGGCTGTATGTGCCTTCAGACCAAGCCTATCTGATTTCACGTTACGTAGGCATTTCTGACAAAACTCCTGACCTGCATAATCTCAATGGCTCTAAATGGAAACGCTCTCGAGATCTCTCTGAAAAGTCTCTCGTATTATATGCTGAGAAACTCCTTCAGCTCGAAGCCCAGCGCTCTACGACTCCTGCTTTTATTTATCCTCCTCATGGAGAAGAGGTGATAAAATTCGAAGAGAGCTTTCCTTATGAGGAAACTCCAGATCAATTAAAAGCCATTGAACAAATTTATTCCGATATGATGTCCGATAAGCTAATGGACCGTTTAATTTGCGGTGATGCGGGCTTCGGAAAAACGGAAGTCATTATGCGGGCCGCTGTGAAGGCTGTTTGTGATGGTCAGCGCCAGGTGATTGTTATGGTCCCCACGACCATTCTGGCGAATCAACATTATGAAACTTTCACCCAGCGTATGGCAGGATTGCCAATAAATATTGCTGTTCTTTCACGCTTTTCTGAAGGGAAGGCACTAAAAAAAATCTTTGAGGATACGGCTCAAGGTAATGTAGACATTTTAATTGGCACACACAAGCTAATTAATAAAAACTTAGAATTCAAAAATCCCGGTTTATTGATTATTGATGAGGAACAACGTTTTGGTGTTAAAGTTAAAGATTTTCTCAAAGAGCGTTACCCTACGATAGACTGTCTCACAGTATCAGCTACACCTATTCCGAGAACATTATACATGTCGTTATCGGGAGCTAGAGATCTCTCTTTGATTACCATGCCTCCATTAGATCGACTGCCTGTCTCTACTTTTGTTTTAGAACACAATGAAGAAACTGTATCTGCAGCCCTACGGCACGAATTATTGCGCGGTGGTCAAGCGTATGTAATTCATAATCTTATTGAGAGTATTTTTAGATTAGGGAATACCATACGGACCTTAGTGCCAGAAGCACGTATTGCTGTTGCTCATGGCCAAATGTCTTCTGACGAGTTAGCTTCTATTTTTCAAAAATTTAAGGATAAAGAAACTAATATCCTTGTAGCAACAGCACTTATAGAAAATGGTATCGATATTCCTAATGCTAATACTATTTTAGTCGACCACGCAGATAAATTTGGCATGGCTGATCTGTATCAAATGAAAGGTCGTGTAGGAAGATGGAATAGAAAAGCCTACTGTTATTTTTTAGTTTCTCACTTAGATAGATTATCAGGCCCCGCGGCAAAACGTTTACAAGCTTTGAATAAACAAGAATATGGAGGAGGAATGAAAATCGCTCTCCATGATTTAGAAATTCGTGGCGCGGGAAATATTTTAGGCACCGATCAATCAGGGCACATCAGTGCTATTGGATTCAACCTTTACTGTAAGTTATTGAAAAAAACGGTCGCTGCTTTAAAGAACAACTCTTCTCCTTTATTATTCAACGACGATGTAAAAATAGAGTTTCCTTATAAATCCCGCATACCTGATACCTATATAGATTTGGCGTCTCTGCGTATAGAATTCTATCAGAAAATAGGTGGTGCTGAAGATGCGGAACAGTTAGATTTTATAAAAGAAGAGATGCGCGATCGCTTCGGGCCTCTACCCGAAGAGGTCTTATGGTTATTCGCATTAGCGCACTTACGTCTATTTGCTTTGCAACACAACATTTCTAGCATTAAAGGCACGGGGAATGCTTTGTATATTCAACAGCGTCATGGAAAAACCGAGCAAATAAAGAAAACATTACCCTATTCTTTATCCCCCACTCCAGAACTCCTGGTATCTGAAGTGTTGGAATCTATAGAGAAAGCATTTCCTCTAAAAACCCCTCGTTAA
- the hemN gene encoding oxygen-independent coproporphyrinogen III oxidase: protein MFNVNFNFLEGLHQPAPRYTSYPTALEWEESDANPAYLAFEYLQKDNSPLSLYFHIPFCQSMCLYCGCSVVINRREDVVENYIATLIKEMEYVHTLLGGRRKTSRIHFGGGTPSRLSRKLFETLFSHIHRLFDLSEAEEIAIEFDPRSLRNDDTKAEFIQSLGFNRVSLGVQDTQAAVQEAVRRRQSYEESLYAYEKFRELGFESINIDLIYGLPKQTKVTFTQTIADILHMRPDRLALFSFASVPWIKPHQKAMKESDMPSMEEKFAIYSYARHTLTKAGYQAIGLDHFSLPEDPLSIAFKNKTLIRNFQGYSLPPEEDLIGLGMSSTSFIRGIYLQNAKTLESYHQKILSGSLATTKSKILSEDDKIRKWVIHKLMCTFVVSKKEFIQLFGYCFDEYFAESQERINSMETTGLIQNSSSFLTVTPLGELFVRVIATTFDAYFLKTVSSHPRFSRSI, encoded by the coding sequence ATGTTTAACGTCAATTTCAACTTCTTAGAAGGTCTTCATCAACCTGCACCGAGATACACAAGCTACCCAACAGCTCTTGAATGGGAGGAATCTGACGCGAATCCTGCCTACCTTGCTTTTGAGTATCTTCAAAAAGATAACAGCCCTTTATCCCTGTACTTTCATATTCCCTTTTGCCAGTCTATGTGTCTGTACTGTGGATGTTCTGTAGTCATCAACCGTCGCGAAGATGTTGTAGAAAACTATATAGCTACGCTGATCAAGGAAATGGAGTATGTGCATACGCTCTTAGGAGGAAGACGGAAAACTTCACGGATCCATTTCGGAGGAGGAACTCCAAGCAGGTTATCCAGAAAACTCTTTGAAACACTGTTTTCCCATATTCATCGTTTATTTGATCTTTCCGAAGCTGAAGAAATTGCTATTGAATTTGATCCGCGTTCTTTAAGGAACGATGATACAAAAGCAGAATTTATCCAGTCTCTAGGGTTTAATCGTGTGAGCTTAGGCGTCCAAGATACCCAAGCTGCTGTTCAAGAAGCTGTACGGCGTCGGCAAAGTTACGAAGAGTCACTGTATGCTTATGAAAAATTCCGTGAGTTAGGTTTTGAAAGCATAAATATAGATCTCATTTACGGTCTTCCAAAACAAACGAAGGTAACATTTACGCAAACGATTGCGGATATTTTACACATGCGTCCTGACCGCTTAGCGTTATTTTCATTTGCTTCTGTTCCCTGGATAAAACCCCATCAGAAAGCTATGAAAGAAAGTGACATGCCCTCTATGGAGGAAAAATTCGCCATATATTCTTATGCTCGGCATACGTTAACAAAAGCTGGTTACCAAGCTATTGGATTAGATCATTTTTCTCTACCTGAAGACCCATTAAGCATCGCCTTTAAAAACAAAACTTTGATTCGAAATTTCCAAGGCTACTCTTTACCTCCTGAAGAAGACCTTATCGGGTTGGGAATGTCATCAACAAGCTTTATCCGTGGCATATATTTGCAAAATGCCAAAACTCTCGAATCTTACCATCAGAAGATTCTTTCGGGCTCTTTAGCTACAACGAAAAGTAAAATTCTTTCAGAAGATGATAAAATAAGGAAATGGGTAATTCATAAGCTGATGTGTACTTTTGTCGTATCAAAAAAAGAATTCATCCAGCTTTTCGGTTATTGTTTTGATGAGTATTTTGCCGAAAGTCAAGAACGAATAAACAGTATGGAGACTACGGGATTAATTCAAAATAGTTCATCTTTCCTTACCGTAACACCATTAGGAGAGCTGTTTGTACGTGTAATTGCTACAACGTTTGATGCCTATTTCTTAAAAACTGTGTCTTCACATCCTAGGTTTTCAAGATCCATATGA
- the hemE gene encoding uroporphyrinogen decarboxylase produces the protein MSKFYDVIKPKASRPPVWFLRQVGRYMPQYRELKGSQTLKDFFHNTEAITEATLLGPSLLKVDAAILFADILSLLDGFNISYDFAPGPQISFSPKEELIFTNDPQDTFSYLLKAIKNLVKRLSVPLIAFAASPFTMACYLLEGGASKDFPKTMAFLYQHPERFDALLKQLAEATVIYLKEQIQAGASAIQLFESSSLRLPSALFSRYVTRPNTQLITQLKNSVSSPISLFCRCFDENFIDLYSTGADTLHPDYHVNLSQIYTAVTHPGSLQGNIDPALFLLPQDQFLNHLEKYLSVLKHQPKYIFNSGHGILPETPLENVQAAVLCLTSISTS, from the coding sequence ATGTCGAAATTTTACGACGTGATAAAACCCAAAGCCTCACGTCCACCTGTATGGTTTTTACGGCAAGTAGGCCGATACATGCCACAATATAGAGAACTCAAGGGTTCTCAGACATTGAAAGATTTTTTTCACAATACCGAGGCGATTACAGAAGCAACCCTGTTAGGGCCAAGCTTACTAAAAGTAGATGCTGCGATTCTCTTTGCTGATATTCTTTCACTATTAGATGGCTTCAATATCTCTTATGATTTTGCTCCGGGCCCGCAAATCTCTTTTTCCCCTAAAGAAGAACTCATTTTTACAAACGATCCTCAAGATACGTTTTCCTATCTTCTTAAAGCTATCAAGAATCTCGTCAAACGTTTATCAGTTCCTCTCATTGCGTTTGCGGCATCTCCCTTTACCATGGCATGTTACCTTTTAGAGGGTGGGGCCTCTAAAGATTTTCCAAAAACTATGGCTTTCTTGTATCAGCATCCCGAGAGGTTCGACGCACTGCTTAAGCAATTAGCGGAAGCTACTGTCATTTATCTTAAAGAACAAATCCAAGCAGGAGCTTCAGCTATTCAGTTATTTGAATCTTCTAGCCTACGTTTACCCTCAGCCTTATTTTCTCGTTATGTGACACGACCAAATACCCAACTCATCACCCAGTTAAAAAACTCGGTTTCGTCTCCTATAAGTTTATTTTGCCGCTGTTTTGATGAAAACTTTATAGATCTCTATTCTACGGGAGCGGATACTCTACATCCTGACTACCATGTTAACCTTAGTCAAATCTATACAGCAGTTACACATCCAGGATCTTTACAAGGAAATATTGATCCCGCACTATTTCTACTTCCTCAAGATCAGTTTCTGAACCACCTTGAAAAGTACCTTTCTGTTTTAAAACATCAACCTAAGTACATTTTCAATTCAGGGCATGGTATTCTTCCTGAAACTCCTTTAGAAAACGTTCAAGCTGCGGTATTATGTTTAACGTCAATTTCAACTTCTTAG
- the alaS gene encoding alanine--tRNA ligase, whose translation MLSNTLRSNFLKFYANRHHTIVSSSPVFPHNDPSILFTNAGMNQFKDIFLNKETVSYSRATTSQKCIRAGGKHNDLDNVGHTSRHLTFFEMLGNFSFGDYFKEQAIAFAWEVSLSVFNFDPDRIYATVHEKDDEAFALWEQHLPSERIFRLTDKDNFWSMAETGPCGYCSELLFDRGESFGTATSPLEDSEGERFLEYWNLVFMEFNRSAEGSLLALPNKHVDTGAGLERLVSIISGTNTVFEADVLRLLISKTETLSGEKYHADEPLGAAFRVIADHVRSLSFAIVDGLIPGNTERGYVLRKILRRSVNYGKRLGFTQPFLAEIVPALVDAMGEAYPELRLSVSQIQEVMTIEEENYFKSLHRGGNLLQQVLKSSSSSSTISGEDAFKLKDTYGLPLDEIALLAKDYNFSVDLDTFYQLEKEAKERSRKNVIKSHNATDTVYDALSLGENSTFVGYHDLSCDTFIEAIIKNGEQVSYLKEKEKGILILKETPFYAEKGGQVGDSGEIFCSDGTFIVSHTTSPKAGMVIHHGEVSQGQLHSAQAVTAQVHCLRRKNISNNHTGCHLLHKALEMTLGDHIRQAGSFVDDTKIRLDFTHPKAIAPEDLASIELLVNEKIRENHRVETREAAYSDVMNSKEIKQFFGDKYSDVVRVVSAGFSHELCGGTHADFTGDLGYFRILKEHAVATGIRRIEAVTGKEAEVLARQDNQDLNEIALILQSPRDQILNKLQNILDEKKEQTKLISDLENKLIYSLLDKVIDRCQQIEDVSYFIYHLPESESHRLQQYANCLHQKIPVRLVSLWTTQKNGKYIIFSRISDDLVKQGLKAKDLLQVLLTPCGGRWGGKDIFAQGSADSLPQADILNNTLCQWISTQLI comes from the coding sequence ATGTTAAGTAACACTCTCCGATCTAATTTTTTAAAATTTTACGCTAACCGTCACCATACTATTGTTTCTTCTTCACCTGTTTTCCCCCATAACGATCCCTCCATTCTCTTTACCAACGCAGGAATGAATCAATTCAAGGATATTTTTTTAAACAAAGAAACCGTGAGCTATTCACGAGCTACAACGTCTCAAAAATGTATCCGCGCTGGAGGAAAGCATAATGACCTCGATAACGTTGGGCACACATCTCGACACCTGACTTTCTTTGAAATGCTAGGAAACTTTTCCTTTGGAGATTACTTTAAAGAGCAGGCTATTGCTTTTGCTTGGGAGGTATCTTTATCTGTTTTCAATTTCGATCCGGATCGTATCTACGCCACAGTACATGAAAAAGATGATGAGGCCTTTGCTCTGTGGGAACAACATTTACCTTCGGAACGTATTTTCCGTCTAACTGATAAAGACAATTTCTGGAGCATGGCTGAAACAGGCCCTTGTGGATATTGTTCTGAGCTTCTTTTTGATCGTGGTGAGTCATTTGGCACAGCCACCTCTCCTCTAGAGGACAGTGAAGGCGAGCGCTTTTTAGAATACTGGAATCTTGTATTTATGGAGTTCAATCGCTCAGCAGAAGGTTCCCTACTCGCTTTGCCTAACAAACACGTGGATACTGGCGCAGGTCTCGAGCGTTTGGTTTCTATTATCTCCGGAACAAATACTGTTTTCGAAGCTGATGTATTACGTTTGCTTATTTCAAAAACAGAGACATTGTCAGGGGAAAAGTACCATGCAGATGAACCTCTCGGGGCTGCTTTTAGAGTCATCGCTGACCACGTGCGTTCGTTATCTTTTGCTATAGTTGACGGCTTGATCCCTGGAAATACGGAACGCGGATACGTATTAAGAAAAATTTTGCGACGTTCTGTAAACTATGGGAAACGTCTTGGGTTTACTCAACCCTTCCTAGCAGAAATCGTCCCTGCTTTGGTTGACGCTATGGGAGAGGCGTATCCCGAATTACGCCTCTCTGTATCTCAAATTCAAGAAGTTATGACCATAGAAGAGGAGAACTATTTCAAATCACTGCACCGTGGTGGAAATTTACTTCAACAGGTCCTTAAATCTTCTTCTTCCTCATCCACCATCTCTGGAGAAGATGCTTTCAAATTAAAAGATACGTATGGACTGCCTCTGGATGAAATTGCCTTGTTAGCTAAAGATTATAATTTCTCTGTAGATCTAGATACCTTTTATCAATTAGAGAAAGAAGCTAAAGAGCGTTCCAGAAAAAATGTAATAAAATCTCATAACGCTACAGATACAGTATACGATGCGCTTTCTTTAGGAGAGAATTCTACATTTGTGGGTTATCATGACCTGTCATGCGATACATTTATTGAAGCCATTATCAAGAATGGTGAACAAGTTTCCTATCTTAAAGAAAAAGAAAAAGGCATTTTAATCTTAAAAGAAACCCCCTTCTATGCAGAAAAAGGAGGTCAGGTTGGTGATTCTGGAGAGATATTCTGTTCTGATGGAACATTTATAGTGAGTCACACGACCTCTCCGAAAGCGGGGATGGTTATTCATCATGGGGAAGTCTCTCAAGGACAACTCCATTCGGCACAAGCTGTAACTGCACAAGTACATTGTCTACGTAGAAAAAACATCAGCAACAATCACACGGGCTGTCATCTTTTACATAAAGCTTTAGAGATGACTCTTGGAGATCATATCCGCCAAGCAGGATCTTTTGTTGATGATACAAAGATTCGTTTAGATTTTACGCATCCAAAAGCTATCGCTCCTGAAGACTTAGCTTCTATTGAGCTTTTAGTTAATGAGAAAATCCGTGAAAATCATCGCGTGGAGACCCGAGAAGCTGCTTACTCGGATGTGATGAATTCTAAAGAGATCAAGCAATTTTTTGGTGACAAGTATAGCGATGTTGTTCGCGTAGTTTCCGCAGGATTTTCTCACGAGCTCTGTGGGGGGACTCATGCAGATTTTACAGGAGACCTGGGTTATTTCCGTATCCTTAAAGAGCATGCTGTAGCCACAGGGATCCGTCGTATAGAGGCGGTAACAGGAAAAGAAGCTGAAGTTTTAGCCCGTCAAGACAATCAAGATCTCAATGAAATTGCGCTTATTTTACAATCTCCTCGAGATCAAATTCTGAATAAATTACAAAACATTTTAGATGAGAAAAAAGAACAAACTAAACTTATTTCTGATTTAGAAAACAAGCTTATCTATTCTTTATTGGATAAAGTTATTGATCGTTGTCAGCAGATTGAAGATGTTTCTTACTTTATTTATCATTTACCTGAATCGGAAAGTCATCGCTTACAACAGTATGCCAACTGCTTACATCAAAAAATACCAGTACGTTTAGTTTCTCTATGGACTACTCAGAAAAACGGAAAGTATATCATATTTTCAAGAATTTCTGACGATCTGGTTAAACAAGGATTAAAAGCTAAGGATCTTTTACAAGTATTACTCACACCTTGTGGTGGTCGTTGGGGAGGGAAAGATATATTTGCACAAGGTAGTGCTGATAGTCTCCCGCAAGCAGATATATTAAATAACACTTTATGCCAATGGATTTCGACCCAGTTAATTTAA
- the tkt gene encoding transketolase yields MVNREVDIDILEKISGTLKQLSIEIIQKAGSGHPGLPLGCAELAAYLYSYVLRHNPKDPLWIDRDRFVLSAGHGSALLYACLHLAGYDVSLEDLQQFRQLHSRTPGHPEFGETEGVEATTGPLGQGLGNAVGMALSMKMLGVRFNRPEHEIFNGKVYCLAGDGCMMEGVSHEVCSFAGTLGLDNLVVIYDYNNIVLDGFLGEVSSEDVKKRFESYGWEIYEVDGYDFLGIHEIFVKVKQSQQRPVLIIAHTVIGHGSPKEGSHKAHGSPLGEAGVEQTKRFWHLPEEKFFISPVVKSFFSNKLHEDRKVQEEWQDNFRVWSRLFPDLYQEFLSLKSPLSSEQLEIILDGVVMPDNIAGRAASNKIIQDLAKNIPSLIGGSADLSSSDGTWITDAKDMNSHDFSGRNIKYGVREFGMGAIMNGLAYSQVFRPFGGTFLVFSDYLRNAIRLAALAKLPVIYQFTHDSIFVGEDGPTHQPIEQIMSLRAIPGLQVIRPGDANEVKGAWHAALRYAGPTALILSRQNLPTLAQTHRPFKEGVGRGAYIVLKETQGKPDYTLFATGSELHLALAVAQELIHLDKKVRVISFPCWELFEQQDFEYRESVIGGDLGLRVSIEAGSALGWYKYIGANGLAIAMDRFGYSGAPADVAEACGFTADCILQRILSQ; encoded by the coding sequence ATGGTGAACAGAGAAGTAGATATCGATATCTTGGAAAAGATCTCCGGAACTCTTAAACAATTGAGTATAGAGATCATTCAAAAAGCTGGTTCTGGTCATCCGGGATTACCTTTAGGTTGTGCGGAACTTGCCGCTTACCTGTACAGTTATGTTTTACGACACAACCCAAAAGATCCTTTATGGATTGATAGAGATCGTTTTGTCTTGTCTGCAGGGCACGGTTCAGCTTTGTTATACGCCTGTCTTCATCTTGCTGGGTATGATGTCTCTTTAGAGGATCTTCAGCAATTTCGTCAGCTGCATTCCCGAACTCCCGGTCATCCAGAATTTGGAGAGACAGAGGGGGTGGAAGCAACTACAGGACCTTTAGGCCAAGGATTAGGTAATGCTGTAGGTATGGCTTTATCTATGAAGATGCTCGGCGTTCGCTTTAATCGTCCTGAGCATGAAATTTTTAATGGTAAAGTATACTGCCTGGCTGGTGATGGATGCATGATGGAAGGCGTGAGCCATGAAGTCTGCAGCTTTGCAGGGACCTTGGGTTTAGACAATCTTGTCGTGATTTATGATTATAACAATATTGTCTTAGATGGTTTCTTAGGAGAAGTCAGTTCAGAAGATGTAAAAAAACGTTTCGAGTCTTACGGCTGGGAAATTTATGAAGTTGATGGGTACGACTTCTTAGGCATTCATGAAATTTTTGTGAAAGTTAAGCAGTCTCAGCAGCGTCCTGTATTAATCATTGCCCACACAGTCATCGGGCATGGCTCTCCTAAAGAAGGCAGCCATAAGGCGCATGGATCTCCTTTAGGAGAAGCTGGCGTAGAACAGACAAAACGTTTCTGGCATCTGCCCGAAGAGAAGTTTTTCATTTCTCCTGTAGTCAAGTCTTTCTTTTCTAATAAGTTGCATGAAGATCGCAAAGTTCAAGAAGAGTGGCAAGATAATTTTCGTGTTTGGTCTCGTCTATTCCCTGACTTGTATCAAGAGTTTCTTTCATTAAAATCCCCGCTCTCCTCAGAGCAACTAGAGATCATCCTTGACGGCGTAGTCATGCCAGACAACATAGCTGGACGCGCAGCATCTAACAAGATTATTCAAGACTTAGCTAAGAATATCCCTTCTCTTATTGGAGGATCAGCAGACTTATCGAGTTCTGATGGGACCTGGATAACCGACGCTAAAGATATGAATAGCCACGATTTCTCGGGTAGAAATATTAAATACGGTGTTCGAGAATTTGGTATGGGGGCGATTATGAATGGCCTCGCTTACTCACAAGTGTTTCGGCCTTTCGGAGGAACATTCTTAGTATTTTCTGATTACCTAAGGAATGCGATTCGCTTAGCTGCTTTAGCCAAATTACCCGTGATTTATCAATTTACCCATGACTCTATTTTTGTGGGTGAGGATGGTCCTACCCATCAGCCTATAGAACAGATTATGTCGTTACGAGCCATTCCAGGTTTGCAAGTTATCCGTCCTGGGGATGCTAATGAAGTCAAGGGCGCTTGGCATGCTGCATTGCGTTATGCCGGTCCCACAGCATTGATACTTTCCCGGCAAAATTTACCTACACTCGCGCAAACACATCGACCCTTTAAAGAAGGTGTCGGCCGAGGAGCTTACATTGTTTTAAAAGAGACTCAAGGAAAACCAGATTATACTTTATTTGCTACAGGATCGGAGTTGCACTTAGCTTTAGCTGTAGCTCAAGAGCTGATCCATTTGGATAAAAAAGTCCGTGTCATTTCTTTCCCTTGTTGGGAGTTATTTGAACAGCAAGATTTTGAATACCGAGAAAGTGTGATCGGTGGCGATTTAGGTTTAAGAGTATCTATAGAGGCAGGGTCGGCATTGGGCTGGTATAAATATATCGGTGCGAATGGCTTAGCTATTGCTATGGATAGATTCGGTTATTCTGGAGCTCCCGCTGATGTAGCGGAAGCTTGTGGATTTACTGCAGATTGCATTTTGCAGAGAATTCTTTCTCAATAA